One genomic window of Branchiostoma lanceolatum isolate klBraLanc5 chromosome 5, klBraLanc5.hap2, whole genome shotgun sequence includes the following:
- the LOC136435879 gene encoding uncharacterized protein produces MTKTRTALLTGGFALLAFSSVLPPLIQEGRDSFLPTYFICRYEGPARLIRQSLMNTCFAITLATMFFCYYKIWREVRRQQAVIRHLQPAPLADRTQGTTGGQTQDTTADQPGDESARADFGEVWACPRHAHVNLGLQLDDEAGASEQPPVQDDPQHNAVAQPSAQPDPDAQEPGRPLLSPEFRQRLRTVGTVTMVVVVFWATWIPYSVTLSRMGTVGVEEVAPTDGLWQRLAIIVSMISTYSNPIIYAYRNRELRQAFLRLCRHR; encoded by the exons ATGACCAAGACCCGCACGGCACTGCTGACAGGTGGGTTCGCGCTCCTGGCCTTCAGCTCTGTCCTACCGCCGCTGATCCAGGAGGGGCGAGACAGCTTCCTTCCGACGTACTTCATCTGCAG ATATGAAGGACCTGCGCGGCTGATCAGACAGTCTCTGATGAACACGTGCTTCGCCATCACCTTGGCAACGATGTTCTTCTGTTACTACAA GATTTGGCGTGAGGTTAGGCGGCAACAGGCCGTCATTCGCCATCTGCAGCCCGCACCGCTGGCCGACAGGACTCAGGGAACAACAGGAGGGCAGACACAGGACACTACAGCCGACCAGCCTGGGGACGAGAGTGCCCGGGCAGACTTTGGTGAAGTGTGGGCCTGCCCTCGCCATGCACACGTCAACCTCGGCTTACAGTTGGACGACGAAGCTGGAGCTTCAGAACAACCACCTGTCCAA GATGACCCCCAGCATAACGCCGTCGCCCAGCCTTCTGCTCAACCTGATCCTGACGCACAAGAGCCGGGGCGGCCGCTCCTCTCTCCGGAGTTCCGGCAGCGCTTGAGGACGGTGGGTACGGTCACGATGGTTGTCGTGGTGTTCTGGGCAACCTGGATCCCTTACAGCGTTACCCTCTCCCGCATGGGCACCGTTGGGGTGGAGGAAGTCGCGCCAACCGACGGGCTGTGGCAGAGACTCGCCATTATCGTCTCCATGATCTCCACCTACTCCAACCCCATCATCTATGCCTACAGGAACAGAGAGCTGCGCCAGGCGTTCCTCCGACTCTGCCGACATCGTTGA